In Bombus vancouverensis nearcticus unplaced genomic scaffold, iyBomVanc1_principal scaffold0026, whole genome shotgun sequence, a single window of DNA contains:
- the LOC143304187 gene encoding omega-amidase NIT2-A-like: MPEIEGDKLYNTCTIWGPDGTLIARHRKVHLFDIDIPNKITFRESDSLSPGNSLTTFDVKGCKIGIGICYDIRFEEMARIYRNKGCQMLIYPAAFNMTTGPLHWSLLQRSRANDNQLYVACISPARVP, from the exons atgcctgaaatagagggcgataaattgtacaatacctgtactatttggggtcccgatggaactttgatagcaagacaccgaaag gtacatctattcgacatcgacattcctaataagattacttttcgagagagtgattcactcagtcctggtaactccctaacgacgttcgatgtgaagggctgcaaaataggtattggcatttgctatgatattagattcgaggaaatggcacgcatttatcggaacaaag gttgccaaatgctgatatatccagcggcattcaatatgaccactggaccattgcactggtctttacttcagcgttccagagcgaatgataatcaattatacgttgcctgcatatcaccggctcgtgttccttaa